The following coding sequences are from one Triticum aestivum cultivar Chinese Spring chromosome 5A, IWGSC CS RefSeq v2.1, whole genome shotgun sequence window:
- the LOC123106535 gene encoding uncharacterized protein — translation MPSWYDEDSSDEDINMVSLDQQLFETPDTVVEPSFCGSYTESEPTCMMHHQRPKKMVAFEGSLTGRRFLGCPMQQDEGVNCGVVEWVDGPWPEILQRCLTRIWDMYHEQNLGRVNDKQAHEKEVAKLQKEIDFLSNNYSQLVEDVSNLFDYQDGKMSHDMDYTSQAINELAEKKKQLEDQAKIELSMEKLKLAKEQRCILQSQAEIIQNMRKTMKEVEGDRDLLKQEKKKLEYLIADLLNAGHDSKAKLERIKAIMNE, via the exons ATGCCATCCTGGTATGACGAGGACAGCTCGGACGAGGACATCAACATGGTTTCATTGGATCAGCAGCTATTT GAAACCCCTGACACTGTGGTGGAACCATCTTTCTGTGGTTCTTACACTGAATCTGAGCCGACGTGCATGATGCATCATCAGAGGCCGAAGAAGATGGTGGCTTTTGAAGGTTCTTTGACTGGCAGGCGTTTCCTGGGTTGTCCTATGCAGCAG GATGAAGGTGTGAACTGTGGGGTTGTGGAATGGGTGGATGGTCCTTGGCCAGAGATTCTACAAAGGTGCCTAACCAGGATTTGGGACATGTATCATGAGCAGAACTTGGGCAGGGTGAATGACAAACAAGCCCATGAGAAAGAGGTGGCCAAGCTACAGAAGGAAATTGATTTCCTGTCAAACAACTACAGCCAGTTGGTGGAAGATGTATCCAACCTATTTGACTACCAAGATGGCAagatgtctcatgacatggactatACCAGTCAGGCAATCAATGAACTAGCTGAGAAGAAGAAACAACTTGAGGATCAGGCAAAGATTGAGTTAAGTATGGAAAAGCTGAAGCTTGCCAAGGAGCAAAGGTGCATTCTTCAAAGCCAAGCAGAGATCATTCAGAACATGAGGAAGACCATGAAggaagtggagggggacagggaccTACTTAAGCAAGAGAAGAAGAAGTTAGAGTATCTTATTGCTGATCTGCTCAATGCTGGGCATGACAGCAAAGCTAAGCTGGAGAGGATCAAGGCAATTATGAATGAGTGA